The genomic interval TCTCAGGATGTTCTTGTCAATGACGGCCATCCGGTGCAAATCCCAGTTTTCCGCGGAAAGTGAAATTCTTTCATCGATCTCTTTTACATGAGATCTGCAGCCCGTGACAAGCAACAGGGCAAACTTATATATATCAGGTTTTTCCGCATTCTGCCGGCAGAATTCATCTATTTCCGTTTCCGCTTTGTCTCCGAGTAAATCGAGCTGATACAACGCTTTAATGGCAAGCTCGCGGGCAATTGTTCTGTTGCGCATATAATACTTTCAGACCAAAATAAAAAAAATTAACATAATTAATGAAGAATAATGATGTGTCTCTGAGTTTGATGAATAAAGGGAAAATAAATAGTTGCACAAATGGGAACATGCGGGATTATTATCAATAATCGTCATGCGGCAGCATGAAAATATACTGTAAGGGCTTACAAACAGGGATTTCTATGTTTACTCATAACTTTTGTTTTAATAACTGGTTATAGCATTTGGGAAATATCCTTTTGTGAACTCCTTGAGTATGCAGTACTTTTTTTACATCGAGGCGTCTGGTGGGAGAAGTGTTGAAAAAGGGATAACGTATAATGTTTGCTACCGGTTTATATTTGATCAAAGAGATTCACCATTTCTATTGCCGATAAAGCGGCCTCTGTGCCTTTATTTCCTGTTTTCGCACCAGCACGGTCAATTGCTTGCTCTAACGTTTCTGTTGTAATAACTCCATAGATGACCGGTATTCCGGAGGACAAACCAATCTGCGTAATGCCTTTCGCTGATTCGCTGGCTACAAAATCAAAGTGGGGCGTTTCGCCGCGAATAATCGCTCCAAGGCAAATA from Candidatus Kuenenia stuttgartiensis carries:
- the ribE gene encoding 6,7-dimethyl-8-ribityllumazine synthase; this encodes MGVEYQGKLIGTGRTFGIIVSRYNGFITKRLLEGAIDGLVRHGVKEEDIGVFWVPGAYEIPITAQKVIQRGKYDAVICLGAIIRGETPHFDFVASESAKGITQIGLSSGIPVIYGVITTETLEQAIDRAGAKTGNKGTEAALSAIEMVNLFDQI